The Acidobacteriota bacterium genome segment GGGTCGGGTGTCGGCGCTGCTCGGCCTGACGCCGCAGGAGGGTCGGGTGTCGGCGCTGTTGGCCGAGGGCCGGCCGGTGCGCGAGATCGCCGCGACGACAGGCTACAAGGAAAGCTACGTCCGCTGGCTGCTGAAGCAGGTCTACAAGCAGCAGGGCCTGTCCGGGCAAATCGCCCTGGTGCAGCGGGTCCTGGCCTTGTACGCCTTTCCGCTGCGCTGAGACGGCGCCGACGACCGGCTTGTCGCCTGTCCGTCGAGCGGCTTCAAATCGCCCTGGCGCAGCGGGTCCTGGCCGCGTGGGCGCTGCCGCGCCGCCGACGGCCGCCGGCAGCGAGCCGGGCTCCTCCTATCCCGCTTCTTCCTTCATCCCCAGCCGTTCAAGGGCGGCGCCAGGCGGCGCCTGCACTTTCTTGCCCTATCCGCGCCACGTTATACCCCTAACATGGGGTAAGACGGGCTTTACCGGCATCGACCCCCGTGGGTCGGCGATTGCTCGGGGCCCGACGCTGTCGGAAGGGCCGCGCAAACCCTTTCTTGCTCCTATCCGGGCCCGTCTATCTCCTCCAAATGAGAGATGACACGAAAGTGCTTTCATTTGTATGAATTGCGCGTGGACGGAGACCAGCGAGGCCCGACTCTCTGACGGTGACCGCGGGGTCGAGGGGCCGGCCTTGCTCCGGTTTCAGATTTCGCTGGGTACCAGCCGATCCCGGCGCCGAGTGCGCCACGCTAGTTCTTGCCAGGAGGCCGGCCGGTGAATTCACGCGTTCTGGTCGTGGACGATCAAGAACAAATCCACGACGACTTCCGGGAGATGCTGCTGCCGCGCCGCACGACGGCGGCGTCGGACGACCTGGTGGCGGCCTTCATGGATCCGCCGAACCGTTCGTCCGGGCTCCGGTTCCCGCCGTTCGATCTGCGGCACGCGCGGAGCGGTCAGGAAGGCTATGCCGCCGTCACGCAGGCGCACGAGCGGAACGAGCCCATCGCCGTCGCCTTCGTCGACGTGCGCATGCCGCCGGGCATCGACGGCGTCGAGGCGGTGCGCCGCATGCGGGCTGTAGACCGCAACCTCGAGGTCGTCATCATGACCGCGTACTCCGACAAGCCGCTCTCCGCCATCATCGGCGACGTCGACCTGCTGCACAAGCTGCTGTACATCCGCAAGCCCTTCGCCCGCGAAGAGGTCCAGCAGATCAGCCTGTCGCTGGTGAAGAAGTGGAACCTGGAGCGGGACCTCGCCGAGGGGCGCCGGCAACTGACGGATTCTCACCGCCGCCTGGAGGCCGTGCTCGACGCCACCGGCGACGCCATCGCGATGTATGACGGGACGGAACGGCTGGTTTTCGCCAACCGTTGGTACGAGGCGCTGTTCGACCGGACCCCCGACGAGTTGCGCGAGCTGTCGCTGAGCGCTGCGGCCGGGCGGTTCCGGGAGTGCTCGCCGGAGTTCCAAGTACCGAATCGGATAGCGACGGTCGGTCCGACCGCGCGCTCGCGCGTGGTCGAGCCGCACCCGCGCCGCACCGCGGCGCAGGGGTCGGCGCTGTTCTACCAGTTCACGCAACCGGTGTCCGACAGCAGTGGCGAGCGCATAGGCCACCTGGTTGTCTACCGGGACGTGTCGCGCGAGATCGAGATCGAGCGGATGAAGGCGGAAGTTGGCCGGCTGCGCTCCGAGCTCGAGGCCACCTACGCTTTCAGCGGAATCATCGGGTCGAGTCCGGGGATGTGCAAGGTGGGCGACCTGATGCGGCGCGTCGTCGACAGCGATGTCGGCGTGCTGGTGACGGGCGAGAGCGGCACGGGCAAGGAGCTCGTCGCCAGGGCCCTGCACTTCAACGGGCCGCGCAGGAAGGGTCCGTTCGTCGCGATCAATTGCGCCTCGGTGCCCGAGACGCTGATGGAGACCGAGATGTTCGGGCACGAGCGGGGCGCGTTCTCCGGCGCGACGGCGCGGCGCGCCGGGTGCTTCGAGCAGGCCGACGGCGGCACGCTGCTGCTCGACGAGATCGGCGACATGCCCGTCGTCCTGCAGGCCAAGTTGCTGCGGGTGCTGCAGGAGCGCGAGATCCGCCGGGTCGGTGGGACCGCCGCCATCCCGATCGACGTCCGCGTGGTCGCGTCGACGCACCGCGATCTGGAAGCCGCGATGCGCGAGGGCGCGTTTCGGGAGGACCTGTACTATCGGCTCGCGGTGTTTCCTGTCGACGTCCCGCCGTTGCGGACGCGCCAGGAGGACATCCCGCTGCTGGCCGAGCACTTCCGCAAAAAGCACGCCGACCGGCTGGACTTAGCCGTACGGACCATTTCCCCCGCCGCGATCGCCCTGCTGGTGCGGTACGAATGGCCCGGCAACGTGCGCGAACTGGAGAACGTCATCTGCCGCAGTCTCGTGCTGGAGACTTCCGACGTGCTCCAGGCGGCCACGCTTCCCTCCGAAGTGCTCCCACCCCCTCCTTCCTCTCCCGGCGCGCCGGGAGGGCCGCCCGCGACCTCGGGAACGCTGGCGGACCTGGAGCGGTG includes the following:
- a CDS encoding response regulator, which gives rise to MLLPRRTTAASDDLVAAFMDPPNRSSGLRFPPFDLRHARSGQEGYAAVTQAHERNEPIAVAFVDVRMPPGIDGVEAVRRMRAVDRNLEVVIMTAYSDKPLSAIIGDVDLLHKLLYIRKPFAREEVQQISLSLVKKWNLERDLAEGRRQLTDSHRRLEAVLDATGDAIAMYDGTERLVFANRWYEALFDRTPDELRELSLSAAAGRFRECSPEFQVPNRIATVGPTARSRVVEPHPRRTAAQGSALFYQFTQPVSDSSGERIGHLVVYRDVSREIEIERMKAEVGRLRSELEATYAFSGIIGSSPGMCKVGDLMRRVVDSDVGVLVTGESGTGKELVARALHFNGPRRKGPFVAINCASVPETLMETEMFGHERGAFSGATARRAGCFEQADGGTLLLDEIGDMPVVLQAKLLRVLQEREIRRVGGTAAIPIDVRVVASTHRDLEAAMREGAFREDLYYRLAVFPVDVPPLRTRQEDIPLLAEHFRKKHADRLDLAVRTISPAAIALLVRYEWPGNVRELENVICRSLVLETSDVLQAATLPSEVLPPPPSSPGAPGGPPATSGTLADLERWAIVDAVDKSGHNLTRAASALGIDRTTLHRKLKKHGVRNDRA